In Haloplanus rubicundus, one DNA window encodes the following:
- a CDS encoding proteasome assembly chaperone family protein: MSTNPGRDPTFHISNDASPSTTVVAGFSAFGLAGLTAVDFLVDHLELEETGHLTAEYLPSITPFEAGRPRHHSRFFSRPDLDLTVFVNELFLPTPVADSFADTLLSWTDEHDVAEILVLSGIPYAHGPDEHDTFYVASDDYRERRLADADIRPMGRGFLDGINGSLMYRGIESDLRTALFITPVHAQVPDVPAAIRLVETFDRVYDFGIDAGPLEEFARTVEQYYQDLAARLETVANKQMPEDRMYM, from the coding sequence ATGTCAACGAATCCAGGGCGCGATCCGACGTTCCACATCTCGAACGACGCCTCCCCCTCGACAACCGTCGTCGCCGGCTTCTCGGCGTTCGGCCTCGCCGGCCTCACGGCCGTCGATTTCCTCGTCGACCACCTCGAACTGGAGGAGACCGGCCACCTCACCGCCGAGTACCTGCCGTCGATCACGCCGTTCGAGGCGGGGCGTCCCCGACACCACTCGCGATTTTTCTCCCGGCCGGACCTCGATCTGACCGTCTTCGTCAACGAACTGTTCCTGCCGACGCCGGTGGCCGATTCCTTCGCCGACACCCTGCTCTCGTGGACCGACGAACACGACGTCGCGGAGATTCTGGTGCTCTCGGGCATCCCCTACGCCCACGGCCCCGACGAACACGACACGTTCTACGTCGCCTCCGACGACTACCGCGAGCGACGACTCGCCGACGCCGACATCCGACCCATGGGACGGGGCTTTCTCGACGGGATCAACGGGTCGTTGATGTACCGCGGCATCGAATCCGACCTTCGGACGGCGCTGTTCATCACCCCCGTCCACGCACAGGTGCCGGACGTGCCCGCTGCCATCCGCCTCGTCGAGACGTTCGACCGGGTGTACGACTTCGGCATCGACGCCGGCCCTCTCGAGGAGTTCGCCCGGACGGTCGAACAGTACTACCAGGACCTCGCTGCGCGCCTCGAAACGGTCGCCAATAAGCAGATGCCGGAGGATCGGATGTACATGTGA
- a CDS encoding MATE family efflux transporter: protein MKISDVFKSRDEFDLTAGDVGKPLFYLSLPIVVTNLLQTAYNLADTFWIGQYSTNALAAISFAFPMVFLIISLGMGLAVAGSILVAQHTGADQEGEAEYAASQTVGFAAVAAVVLGTVAYFLVGDVLALLGASEDVLPLATAYMEIISLGIFFMFGFFVFISLMRGYGDTITPMLVMLGSVALNVVLDPFLIFGWWIFPRWGIEGAAIATVFSRGLALAVGLWIMLSGRRGVRIRPRDIVPDLNYGRRLVRIGVPASVEGTGQAVAINLLMFIVGTFSTPVVAAFGIGVRVFSVIFLPAIAVARGVETMSGQNIGAGKPDRAALTARVAAKTTFVVLAAAGVVTFFFADPIVALFTNDRAVVEVGATFLRYVAPSFGFIGIMRSYNGGFRGAGKTLTAAAIAVSMLGLIRLPIAWVASGFMGPPGIWLSFFVSNVAGAVIAYVWFGRGSWRSADVRGSSVDVADEPATD, encoded by the coding sequence ATGAAGATCTCCGACGTCTTCAAGTCCCGCGACGAGTTCGATCTGACCGCCGGCGACGTGGGGAAACCCCTGTTCTATCTCTCCCTCCCCATCGTCGTCACGAACCTGCTCCAGACGGCGTACAACCTCGCCGACACCTTCTGGATCGGGCAGTACAGCACGAACGCCCTCGCCGCCATCAGTTTCGCCTTCCCGATGGTCTTTCTCATCATCTCGCTCGGGATGGGACTGGCGGTGGCCGGGAGCATCCTCGTCGCCCAGCACACCGGTGCGGACCAGGAGGGCGAGGCGGAGTACGCCGCCTCCCAGACCGTCGGCTTCGCCGCCGTCGCCGCCGTCGTTCTCGGCACCGTCGCCTACTTCCTCGTCGGCGACGTCCTCGCGCTGCTTGGTGCGTCCGAGGACGTCCTCCCCCTCGCCACGGCGTACATGGAGATCATCTCGCTGGGCATCTTCTTCATGTTCGGCTTCTTCGTCTTCATCTCGCTCATGCGGGGGTACGGCGACACCATCACGCCGATGCTCGTCATGCTCGGCTCCGTCGCCCTCAACGTCGTTCTCGACCCCTTCCTCATCTTCGGGTGGTGGATCTTCCCGCGGTGGGGCATCGAAGGCGCCGCCATCGCCACCGTCTTCTCCCGCGGCCTCGCTCTCGCCGTCGGCCTCTGGATCATGCTCTCCGGCCGGCGCGGCGTTCGCATCCGCCCCCGCGACATCGTTCCGGACCTGAACTACGGCCGGCGACTCGTCCGCATCGGCGTCCCCGCGTCCGTCGAGGGGACGGGACAGGCCGTCGCCATCAACCTCCTCATGTTCATCGTCGGCACCTTCTCGACCCCCGTCGTGGCGGCGTTCGGCATCGGCGTCCGCGTGTTCTCGGTCATCTTCCTCCCCGCCATCGCCGTCGCCCGCGGGGTGGAGACGATGTCCGGCCAGAACATCGGTGCCGGCAAGCCCGACCGGGCGGCGCTGACCGCCCGCGTCGCCGCCAAGACGACGTTCGTCGTCCTCGCCGCTGCAGGCGTGGTCACGTTCTTCTTCGCCGACCCCATCGTCGCCCTGTTCACGAACGACCGGGCCGTCGTCGAGGTGGGGGCGACCTTCCTCCGCTACGTCGCGCCCTCCTTCGGCTTCATCGGCATCATGCGCTCGTACAACGGCGGGTTCCGCGGCGCCGGCAAGACGCTCACCGCCGCCGCCATCGCCGTCTCGATGCTCGGCCTGATCCGCCTCCCCATCGCGTGGGTCGCCTCCGGGTTCATGGGGCCGCCCGGCATCTGGCTCTCCTTTTTCGTCTCGAACGTCGCCGGCGCCGTCATCGCGTACGTCTGGTTCGGGCGTGGGAGCTGGCGATCGGCGGACGTTCGCGGATCGTCGGTCGACGTGGCCGACGAACCGGCGACCGACTGA
- a CDS encoding TetR/AcrR family transcriptional regulator: MTGDPPSTPTDDIMCATYRALCRHGYADLTMQDIADEWAKSKAALHYHYDTKRGLLLAFLDHLFESYTERVADPAEGTPHERLHALLAAALDPPRADATRELRTALFEVKAQAPHDDAFRERLERFDRYLQAEIRGVVGAGVEAGAFRADVDSDEIATLLVTLVNGAHSRRIVLGDDAGVPEAIRSFVDDHLVEEATADR, encoded by the coding sequence GTGACCGGCGATCCGCCCTCCACCCCGACCGACGACATCATGTGCGCGACGTATCGCGCCCTCTGTCGGCACGGCTACGCCGACCTGACGATGCAGGACATCGCCGACGAGTGGGCAAAGAGCAAGGCCGCCCTCCACTACCACTACGACACCAAGCGCGGCCTCCTCCTCGCGTTTCTGGATCACCTCTTCGAGTCCTACACCGAACGCGTCGCCGACCCGGCCGAGGGGACGCCCCACGAGCGCCTCCACGCCCTCCTCGCCGCCGCCCTCGACCCACCGCGCGCGGACGCGACCCGCGAACTCCGCACGGCGCTGTTCGAGGTCAAGGCGCAGGCCCCCCACGACGACGCCTTCCGCGAGCGACTGGAGCGGTTCGACCGCTACCTCCAGGCCGAGATTCGCGGCGTCGTCGGGGCCGGCGTCGAGGCCGGTGCATTCCGGGCCGACGTCGACTCGGACGAAATCGCGACGTTGCTGGTGACGCTCGTCAACGGCGCCCACTCCCGACGGATCGTCCTCGGCGACGACGCGGGCGTGCCCGAGGCCATCCGGTCGTTCGTCGACGACCACCTCGTCGAGGAGGCGACAGCTGACCGATGA